In one Eulemur rufifrons isolate Redbay chromosome 14, OSU_ERuf_1, whole genome shotgun sequence genomic region, the following are encoded:
- the DOC2A gene encoding double C2-like domain-containing protein alpha, which translates to MRGRRGDRMTINIQEHMAINVCPGPIRPIRQISDYFPRRGPGPEGGGGGCGEAPARLAPLALAPPAALLGATTPEDGAEVDSYDSDDTTALGTLEFDLLYDQASCTLHCSILRAKGLKPMDFNGLADPYVKLHLLPGACKANKLKTKTQRNTLNPVWNEDLMYSGITDEDITHKVLRISVCDEDKLSHNEFIGEIRVPLRRLKPSQKKHFNICLERQVPLASPSSMSAALRGISCYLKELEQAEQGPGLLEERGRILLCLSYSSRRRGLLVGIVRCAHLAAMDVNGYSDPYVKTYLRPDVDKKSKHKTCVKKKTLNPEFNEEFFYEMELPTLATKTLEVTVWDYDIGKSNDFIGGVSLGPGARGEARKHWSDCLQQPDAALERWHTLTSELPPAAGALPSA; encoded by the exons ATCAACATCCAGGAGCACATGGCCATCAATGTGTGCCCCGGGCCCATCCGGCCCATCCGCCAGATCTCGGACTACTTCCCCCGCCGGGGACCAGGACCCGAAGGGGGTGGAGGCGGCTGCGGGGAGGCCCCTGCTCGTCTGGCCCCCCTGGCTCTGGCCCCTCCTGCAGCCCTCCTTGGGGCCACCACGCCTGAGGACGGAGCTGAAGTGGACAGCTATGACTCGGATGATACCA CTGCCCTGGGCACGCTGGAGTTTGACCTTCTCTACGACCAGGCCTCCTGCACTCTGCACTGTAGCATCCTCAGGGCCAAG gGTCTCAAGCCCATGGACTTCAATGGCCTTGCAGACCCCTATGTCAAGCTGCACCTGCTGCCTGGAGCCTGCAAG GCCAATAAGCTAAAAACGAAGACTCAGAGGAACACGCTGAATCCCGTGTGGAACGAAGACCTGATGTATAGTGGAATCACGGATGAGGACATCACCCACAAGGTGCTCAG GATCTCTGTCTGTGACGAGGACAAGCTGAGCCACAATGAGTTTATCGGGGAGATCCGAGTGCCCCTCCGCCGCCTCAAGCCTTCACAGAAGAAGCATTTTAACATCTGCCTTGAGCGCCAGGTCCCG CTGGCTTCACCCTCTTCCATGTCGGCAGCACTGAGGGGCATTTCTTGttacctgaaggag CTAGAGCAGGCGGAGCAGGGGCCTGGGCTGCTGGAAGAGCGTGGCCGCATCCTGCTCTGCCTCAGCTACAGCTCTCGGCGCCGGGGGCTGCTGGTGGGCATCGTTCGCTGTGCCCACCTGGCTGCCATGGACGTCAATGGCTACTCCGATCCCTACGTTAAGAC GTACCTGAGACCGGATGTGGATAAGAAATCCAAGCATAAGACGTGTGTGAAGAAGAAGACCCTAAACCCAGAATTTAAcgag GAGTTCTTCTACGAGATGGAGCTCCCCACTCTGGCCACCAAGACTCTGGAAGTCACAGTCTGGGACTATGACATCGGCAAATCGAATGACTTCATCG GTGGCGTGTCCCTGGGGCCAGGAGCCCGAGGCGAGGCCCGAAAGCACTGGAGCGACTGTCTGCAGCAGCCAGACGCAGCCCTGGAGCGCTGGCACACCCTGACCAGCGAGCTGCCCCCAGCAGCTGGGGCTCTGCCTTCGGCCTGA
- the INO80E gene encoding INO80 complex subunit E isoform X2 has translation MNGPADGEVDYKKKYRNLKRKLKFLIYEHECFQEELRKAQRKLLKVSRDKSFLLDRLLQYENVDEDSSDSDATASSDNSETEGTPKLSDTPAPKRKRSPPLGGAPSPSSLSLPPSAAFPLQASGAPSPYLSSMAVGPPDCPVGGPLTFPGRGSGAGVGAALTPLPPPKMHPPTILSTVPRQMFSDAGSGDDALDGDDDLVIDIPE, from the exons ATGAACGGGCCGGCGGACGGCGAAGTGGACTACAAAAAGAAATACCGGAATCTGAAGCGAAAGCTCAAGTTCCTCATCTAC GAACACGAGTGCTTCCAGGAGGAACTGAGGAAGGCGCAGAGGAAATTGCTGAAGGTGTCCCGGGACAAGAG tttcctcctagACCGACTTCTGCAGTATGAGAACGTGGATGAAGACTCTTCTG ATTCAGATGCCACTGCATCTTCAGATAACAGCGAGACAGAGGGCACACCCAAGTTGTCGGACACACCAGCCCCCAAGAG GAAGAGAAGCCCTCCACTGGGGGGTgccccctctccctccagcctctccctgcctccttcagCAGCGTTCCCCCTGCAGGCCTCCGGGGCCCCCTCCCCATACCTGAGCTCG ATGGCGGTGGGACCCCCCGACTGTCCTGTGGGAGGGCCGCTGACCTTCCCTGGCCGGGGttctggggctggggttggggcagCCCTGACTCCCCTCCCGCCTCCCAAGATGCACCCCCCCACGATCCTGAGCACCGTCCCTCGGCAGATGTTCAGCGATGCAGGCAGCGGGGATGATGCCCTGGACGGGGACGATGACCTGGTAATCGACATCCCGGAGTGA
- the INO80E gene encoding INO80 complex subunit E isoform X1 has product MNGPADGEVDYKKKYRNLKRKLKFLIYEHECFQEELRKAQRKLLKVSRDKSFLLDRLLQYENVDEDSSDSDATASSDNSETEGTPKLSDTPAPKRKRSPPLGGAPSPSSLSLPPSAAFPLQASGAPSPYLSSLASPLYPPFPSDYLALQLPEPSPLRPKREKRPRLPRKLKMAVGPPDCPVGGPLTFPGRGSGAGVGAALTPLPPPKMHPPTILSTVPRQMFSDAGSGDDALDGDDDLVIDIPE; this is encoded by the exons ATGAACGGGCCGGCGGACGGCGAAGTGGACTACAAAAAGAAATACCGGAATCTGAAGCGAAAGCTCAAGTTCCTCATCTAC GAACACGAGTGCTTCCAGGAGGAACTGAGGAAGGCGCAGAGGAAATTGCTGAAGGTGTCCCGGGACAAGAG tttcctcctagACCGACTTCTGCAGTATGAGAACGTGGATGAAGACTCTTCTG ATTCAGATGCCACTGCATCTTCAGATAACAGCGAGACAGAGGGCACACCCAAGTTGTCGGACACACCAGCCCCCAAGAG GAAGAGAAGCCCTCCACTGGGGGGTgccccctctccctccagcctctccctgcctccttcagCAGCGTTCCCCCTGCAGGCCTCCGGGGCCCCCTCCCCATACCTGAGCTCG CTGGCTTCCCCCCTCTACCCCCCATTCCCTTCTGACTACCTGGCCCTGCAGCTGCCCGAGCCCAGCCCCCTGAGGCCCAAGCGGGAGAAACGGCCCCGCCTGCCCCGGAAACTCAAG ATGGCGGTGGGACCCCCCGACTGTCCTGTGGGAGGGCCGCTGACCTTCCCTGGCCGGGGttctggggctggggttggggcagCCCTGACTCCCCTCCCGCCTCCCAAGATGCACCCCCCCACGATCCTGAGCACCGTCCCTCGGCAGATGTTCAGCGATGCAGGCAGCGGGGATGATGCCCTGGACGGGGACGATGACCTGGTAATCGACATCCCGGAGTGA
- the INO80E gene encoding INO80 complex subunit E isoform X3 has product MNGPADGEVDYKKKYRNLKRKLKFLIYEHECFQEELRKAQRKLLKVSRDKSFLLDRLLQYENVDEDSSDSDATASSDNSETEGTPKLSDTPAPKRKRSPPLGGAPSPSSLSLPPSAAFPLQASGAPSPYLSSLASPLYPPFPSDYLALQLPEPSPLRPKREKRPRLPRKLKRDHSGCSVEEELDRGEAEGRESS; this is encoded by the exons ATGAACGGGCCGGCGGACGGCGAAGTGGACTACAAAAAGAAATACCGGAATCTGAAGCGAAAGCTCAAGTTCCTCATCTAC GAACACGAGTGCTTCCAGGAGGAACTGAGGAAGGCGCAGAGGAAATTGCTGAAGGTGTCCCGGGACAAGAG tttcctcctagACCGACTTCTGCAGTATGAGAACGTGGATGAAGACTCTTCTG ATTCAGATGCCACTGCATCTTCAGATAACAGCGAGACAGAGGGCACACCCAAGTTGTCGGACACACCAGCCCCCAAGAG GAAGAGAAGCCCTCCACTGGGGGGTgccccctctccctccagcctctccctgcctccttcagCAGCGTTCCCCCTGCAGGCCTCCGGGGCCCCCTCCCCATACCTGAGCTCG CTGGCTTCCCCCCTCTACCCCCCATTCCCTTCTGACTACCTGGCCCTGCAGCTGCCCGAGCCCAGCCCCCTGAGGCCCAAGCGGGAGAAACGGCCCCGCCTGCCCCGGAAACTCAAG agagatcactctggctgcagtgtggagGAGGAGCTGGATCGGGGAGAGGCTGAAGGCAGGGAGTCCAGTTAG
- the HIRIP3 gene encoding HIRA-interacting protein 3 isoform X2, with amino-acid sequence MAREKEMQEFTRSFFRGRPDLSTLTHSIVRRRFLAHAGRDHLEPEEKQALKRLVEEELLKMQVDEAGTREEKLDLTKKVKRPPTPCSESERKRFHLNSESEPSSATSSPEYFGPLAKNGRAAPEVSPAKEEESPRQASKKAVEGNRESSDEEEQQKDLTAKIKLEESKEEKKGYKGRTENRPVTKNKQASGKASVSRKQAREESEDSEEEPAQMTAQKVQGNKGVKTYQENEEKEEEILAKNKEIREEEEEEEEDWKSRARSNGGKRSAWEEGSCKQKSRVRRLMGDSEDSGEEKEKEAAGSGDSSRGGEEPPEQRKNKDGTLCESGERQSGSSEAGEDSWKVKAMAKGTGKIAKLGSVSGEESDLEREVSDSEAAGSPRGERKNRSSKKSSKKGRTRSSSSSSDGSPEPKGGKAGSGRRGEDHPAVMRLKRYIRACGAHRNYKKLLGSCRSHKERLSVLRAELEALGMKGNPSLEKCRALKEQREEAAEVASLDVANIISGSGRPRRRTAWNPLGEAAPPGELYRRTLDSEEERPRPAPPDWSHMRGIISSDGESN; translated from the exons ATGGCGCGGGAGAAGGAGATGCAGGAGTTCACCCGTAGCTTCTTCCGAGGCCGCCCAGACCTCAG CACGCTCACTCATTCCATCGTGCGGCGGAGGTTCTTGGCTCACGCGGGCCGCGATCACCTGGAACCCGAGGAAAAGCAGGCGCTGAAGCGGCTAgtggaggaggagctgctgaagATGCAG GTGGATGAAGCTGGTACCAGGGAAGAGAAACTAGACCTTACCAAGAAGGTGAAGAGACCTCCCACCCCCTGCAGTGAATCAGAGAGAAAAAGGTTCCACTTAAATTCAGAGTCAG AGCCCAGCTCTGCAACCTCCAGCCCAGAATACTTTGGACCCCTAGCAAAGAACGGGAGGGCAGCCCCAGAAGTCAGCCCAGCCAAGGAGGAAGAGAGTCCAAGGCAGGCCTCAAAGAAAGCAGTTGAAGGGAACAGAGAAAGCAGCGATGAAGAAGAACAACAGAAGGACCTGACTGCAAAGATAAAATTAGAGGAgagca aggaagagaaaaaggggtACAAGGGCAGGACTGAGAACAGACCTGTGACAAAGAACAAGCAGGCATCAGGCAAGGCCTCAGTTAGCAGGAAGCAGGCCAGGGAAGAAAGTGAGGACAGTGAGGAAGAACCTGCCCAGATGACAGCACAGAAGGTACAGGGAAATAAAGGAGTTAAAACCTACCAGGAgaatgaggagaaggaggaggagatccTAGCCAAGAACAAAGAGatcagggaggaagaagaggaggaggaggaagattgGAAATCCAGAGCCAGGAGCAATGGAGGGAAAAGGTCAGCTTGGGAGGAGGGGAGCTGTAAGCAGAAAAGCAGGGTGAGGAGACTAATGGGAGACTCGGAGGACagtggggaagagaaggaaaaagaggctGCAGGCAGTGGGGATAGCagtaggggaggggaagagccCCCAGAGCAGAGGAAGAACAAGGATGGGACCTTGTGTGAGAGTGGGGAAAGGCAGAGTGGGAGCAGCGAGGCTGGGGAAGACAGCTGGAAGGTGAAAGCAATGGCTAAAGGCACCGGAAAGATAGCCAAACTGGGCAGTGTCAGTGGTGAGGAGAGTGACTTGGAAAGGGAGGTGAGTGACAGTGAGGCAGCAGGGAGCCCCAGGGGGGAAAGGAAGAACCGCTCTTCCAAGAAGAGCTCCAAGAAAGGCAGGACAcgcagctcctcttcctcctcagatGGAAGCCCAGAGCCGAAAGGAGGGAAG GCTGGCTCTGGCCGCCGTGGAGAGGACCACCCAGCTGTGATGAGGCTAAAGCGCTACATTCGGGCCTGTGGTGCCCATCGAAACTACAAGAAGCTACTGGGCTCCTGTCGCTCACACAAGGAGCGCCTGAGTGTCCTCCGAGCAGAACTGGAAGCCTTGGGCATGAAGG GTAACCCTTCCTTGGAGAAGTGCCGGGCCCTGAAGGAGCAGCGGGAGGAGGCGGCCGAGGTGGCCTCCTTGGATGTTGCCAATATCATCAGTGGTTCAG GCCGGCCACGCAGACGCACAGCCTGGAACCCTTTAGGAGAAGCAGCTCCCCCAGGGGAGCTATACCGCCGGACCCTAGACTCAGAGGAAGAACGGCCCCGTCCCGCACCCCCAGACTGGTCACATATGCGTGGCATCATCAGCAGTGATGGCGAGAGTAACTGA
- the HIRIP3 gene encoding HIRA-interacting protein 3 isoform X3, with translation MAREKEMQEFTRSFFRGRPDLSTLTHSIVRRRFLAHAGRDHLEPEEKQALKRLVEEELLKMQVDEAGTREEKLDLTKKVKRPPTPCSESERKRFHLNSESGWLWPPWRGPPSCDEAKALHSGLWCPSKLQEATGLLSLTQGAPECPPSRTGSLGHEG, from the exons ATGGCGCGGGAGAAGGAGATGCAGGAGTTCACCCGTAGCTTCTTCCGAGGCCGCCCAGACCTCAG CACGCTCACTCATTCCATCGTGCGGCGGAGGTTCTTGGCTCACGCGGGCCGCGATCACCTGGAACCCGAGGAAAAGCAGGCGCTGAAGCGGCTAgtggaggaggagctgctgaagATGCAG GTGGATGAAGCTGGTACCAGGGAAGAGAAACTAGACCTTACCAAGAAGGTGAAGAGACCTCCCACCCCCTGCAGTGAATCAGAGAGAAAAAGGTTCCACTTAAATTCAGAGTCAG GCTGGCTCTGGCCGCCGTGGAGAGGACCACCCAGCTGTGATGAGGCTAAAGCGCTACATTCGGGCCTGTGGTGCCCATCGAAACTACAAGAAGCTACTGGGCTCCTGTCGCTCACACAAGGAGCGCCTGAGTGTCCTCCGAGCAGAACTGGAAGCCTTGGGCATGAAGG GTAA
- the HIRIP3 gene encoding HIRA-interacting protein 3 isoform X1 → MAREKEMQEFTRSFFRGRPDLSTLTHSIVRRRFLAHAGRDHLEPEEKQALKRLVEEELLKMQVDEAGTREEKLDLTKKVKRPPTPCSESERKRFHLNSESEPSSATSSPEYFGPLAKNGRAAPEVSPAKEEESPRQASKKAVEGNRESSDEEEQQKDLTAKIKLEESSEEEEEEQDCSIRTSKVWEEESSEEEEEEKKGYKGRTENRPVTKNKQASGKASVSRKQAREESEDSEEEPAQMTAQKVQGNKGVKTYQENEEKEEEILAKNKEIREEEEEEEEDWKSRARSNGGKRSAWEEGSCKQKSRVRRLMGDSEDSGEEKEKEAAGSGDSSRGGEEPPEQRKNKDGTLCESGERQSGSSEAGEDSWKVKAMAKGTGKIAKLGSVSGEESDLEREVSDSEAAGSPRGERKNRSSKKSSKKGRTRSSSSSSDGSPEPKGGKAGSGRRGEDHPAVMRLKRYIRACGAHRNYKKLLGSCRSHKERLSVLRAELEALGMKGNPSLEKCRALKEQREEAAEVASLDVANIISGSGRPRRRTAWNPLGEAAPPGELYRRTLDSEEERPRPAPPDWSHMRGIISSDGESN, encoded by the exons ATGGCGCGGGAGAAGGAGATGCAGGAGTTCACCCGTAGCTTCTTCCGAGGCCGCCCAGACCTCAG CACGCTCACTCATTCCATCGTGCGGCGGAGGTTCTTGGCTCACGCGGGCCGCGATCACCTGGAACCCGAGGAAAAGCAGGCGCTGAAGCGGCTAgtggaggaggagctgctgaagATGCAG GTGGATGAAGCTGGTACCAGGGAAGAGAAACTAGACCTTACCAAGAAGGTGAAGAGACCTCCCACCCCCTGCAGTGAATCAGAGAGAAAAAGGTTCCACTTAAATTCAGAGTCAG AGCCCAGCTCTGCAACCTCCAGCCCAGAATACTTTGGACCCCTAGCAAAGAACGGGAGGGCAGCCCCAGAAGTCAGCCCAGCCAAGGAGGAAGAGAGTCCAAGGCAGGCCTCAAAGAAAGCAGTTGAAGGGAACAGAGAAAGCAGCGATGAAGAAGAACAACAGAAGGACCTGACTGCAAAGATAAAATTAGAGGAgagcagtgaggaggaggaggaggagcaggattGTTCTATCAGAACAAGTAAGGTCTGGGAGGAAGAGAGcagtgaagaggaagaggaagagaaaaaggggtACAAGGGCAGGACTGAGAACAGACCTGTGACAAAGAACAAGCAGGCATCAGGCAAGGCCTCAGTTAGCAGGAAGCAGGCCAGGGAAGAAAGTGAGGACAGTGAGGAAGAACCTGCCCAGATGACAGCACAGAAGGTACAGGGAAATAAAGGAGTTAAAACCTACCAGGAgaatgaggagaaggaggaggagatccTAGCCAAGAACAAAGAGatcagggaggaagaagaggaggaggaggaagattgGAAATCCAGAGCCAGGAGCAATGGAGGGAAAAGGTCAGCTTGGGAGGAGGGGAGCTGTAAGCAGAAAAGCAGGGTGAGGAGACTAATGGGAGACTCGGAGGACagtggggaagagaaggaaaaagaggctGCAGGCAGTGGGGATAGCagtaggggaggggaagagccCCCAGAGCAGAGGAAGAACAAGGATGGGACCTTGTGTGAGAGTGGGGAAAGGCAGAGTGGGAGCAGCGAGGCTGGGGAAGACAGCTGGAAGGTGAAAGCAATGGCTAAAGGCACCGGAAAGATAGCCAAACTGGGCAGTGTCAGTGGTGAGGAGAGTGACTTGGAAAGGGAGGTGAGTGACAGTGAGGCAGCAGGGAGCCCCAGGGGGGAAAGGAAGAACCGCTCTTCCAAGAAGAGCTCCAAGAAAGGCAGGACAcgcagctcctcttcctcctcagatGGAAGCCCAGAGCCGAAAGGAGGGAAG GCTGGCTCTGGCCGCCGTGGAGAGGACCACCCAGCTGTGATGAGGCTAAAGCGCTACATTCGGGCCTGTGGTGCCCATCGAAACTACAAGAAGCTACTGGGCTCCTGTCGCTCACACAAGGAGCGCCTGAGTGTCCTCCGAGCAGAACTGGAAGCCTTGGGCATGAAGG GTAACCCTTCCTTGGAGAAGTGCCGGGCCCTGAAGGAGCAGCGGGAGGAGGCGGCCGAGGTGGCCTCCTTGGATGTTGCCAATATCATCAGTGGTTCAG GCCGGCCACGCAGACGCACAGCCTGGAACCCTTTAGGAGAAGCAGCTCCCCCAGGGGAGCTATACCGCCGGACCCTAGACTCAGAGGAAGAACGGCCCCGTCCCGCACCCCCAGACTGGTCACATATGCGTGGCATCATCAGCAGTGATGGCGAGAGTAACTGA